In Scleropages formosus chromosome 18, fSclFor1.1, whole genome shotgun sequence, one DNA window encodes the following:
- the trim33l gene encoding transcription intermediary factor 1-beta isoform X3: MWTQDGRPEEVQARDGGSRSSQEDPSTCPASPAAPVSFGDCGACGAALRPETSPQLLPCLHSLCRACTFPPACPAAGEGTRECPLCKRSYALLEVTDNPFLKYSASSSGTQEVSKCSGCEEFAISGWCVQCGEALCSVCVSAHQRVRVTRDHTVLPQKLPTNTTPTLFCRTHKEEPVKLFCKSCNQLTCRDCQLTFHRNHSYQFLHEALTSQREQIESLLARLRQQKNMVKESLLDLNGRLLDLTVMKSRLKDELQETLVRMRYVLMKRSVKLFKDVQDLCGREAERVTERQAILRRLRERQEHVLSFTEKALATGNHFALLSSKRQIQFQLEDILSQNVFPAASVMDLKFHFDQDLCNRITRFGKIITEEVPFARSDAHINPNQTLDRPFQTQGHNVSKPLGSRNYTSISVAFPPSPTQCQADPSQITPISVCSVPTSFQQPPFTSSYANVTFHPSSALPATPHFIQSSPSSHVSPGPPLRSFQYHTRPYRAKNCKTWSFHNYQPKKPRLALRPVCPVLPDGLQFVESQPSAASPLIILKSVSSPVRLYPVTPPPIVIALDPPTTSILDGNTETITTCAVQAITQTLSTQVHNAVPTEPWHLDLAIESVKSLSDISLRREEQPLKSPSGFLPVKALADSPCERAAAAGCGRKLDRDRQTHAAENEPTSTVTETENVFPAEVPDTEAIVPERLQVQEHVTMSANGAVSTIGPTMQRAQSQPCTEQDSISQTDSNDPHDITTRNTDSKKSNEKELPHDGLPVLVAGQTPEAKTTKMPISIEKLLERPENTTSQVSSDEDEKRSVYKPSMSVSSTEGASFNGNMFPRVSVLQLPISLPTPGQPLPQFRLLPGSTKHKVFLEVIDGDHQVSTAVKTYGQSAARHPKTNCAVCRTPGQLQLCARCGRGFHRDCHIPPLSSTSCSEWKCLLCQDLSEDEDPYSTERERRPSLSLPDQKKCEYLLLALMCNPHSTVLFHTVKLSSHYIDSNLIRGRLLRKQSPSYRTPSEFVSDIWVLLDTLLEISEETKMVAKLQRFFQKELSKTFGKSLHPSLLKCPVSRFVGSTDDEEMEASRKRVKSKEESVQFSPDVPVKKHCQDGGSGTGSNN; encoded by the exons ATGTGGACCCAGGACGGTCGCCCCGAGGAGGTGCAGGCGCGGGACGGGGGGTCGCGTTCCTCCCAGGAGGACCCCTCCACGTGCCCGGCGTCTCCTGCCGCCCCCGTGTCCTTCGGGGATTGCGGCGCGTGCGGAGCTGCTCTGAGGCCCGAGACGAGCCCCCAGCTTCTGCCCTGCTTACATTCGCTGTGCAGAGCGTGCACGTTCCCGCCGGCGTGCCCCGCCGCCGGTGAGGGCACGAGAg AATGTCCGCTGTGTAAACGGTCATATGCTCTGCTGGAGGTCACGGATAACCCTTTTCTCAAGTATTCTGCATCTTCTTCGGGTACTCAGGAAGTCAGTAAG tGTTCCgggtgtgaggagtttgcaaTCAGCGGCTGGTGTGTGCAGTGCGGAGAAgctctctgctcagtctgtgtgtctgCGCATCAGAGAGTGAGGGTCACGCGAGATCACACTGTCCTGCCCCAGAAGCTTCCCACAA ACACTACCCCAACGTTGTTTTGCCGCACTCACAAAGAGGAGCCAGTGAAGCTCTTCTGTAAATCGTGCAATCAGCTGACATGTCGGGATTGTCAGCTGACTTTTCACAGAAACCACAG TTACCAGTTCCTCCATGAGGCCCTGACAAGTCAAAGGGAGCAGATTGAGTCTCTGTTGGCAAGACTGAGACAGCAGAAAAACATGGTGAAAGAGAGTCTCCTGGACTTGAATGGAAG GTTACTGGACTTGACAGTTATGAAATCCAGGCTAAAGGATGAGCTGCAGGAAACCTTGGTTCGCATGCGCTATGTGTTGATGAAGAGATCGGTGAAGTTGTTCAAGGATGTGCAG GACCTGTGTGGGAGAGAGGCAGAGCGAGTCACTGAGAGGCAGGCCATTCTTAGAAGGCTTCGGGAACGGCAGGAGCACGTCTTGTCCTTCACAGAGAAAGCACTAGCCACAGGCAACCACTTTGCTTTACTTTCCAGCAAAAGACAG ATTCAGTTTCAGCTAGAGGACATTTTATCCCAGAATGTTTTCCCTGCAGCATCTGTGATGGACCTGAAATTCCACTTTGACCAGGACCTCTGTAATCGTATCACCAGATTTG GAAAAATCATTACTGAAGAAGTCCCCTTTGCTCGCTCAGATGCTCATATCAATCCAAACCAGACTCTGGATCGGCCATTCCAAACTCAGGGTCACAATGTCTCCAAACCCCTTGGTTCCCGTAATTACACCTCCATTTCTGTtgctttccctccctctccaacccAGTGTCAAGCTGATCCTTCTCAGATTACACCCATTTCAGTCTGCTCTGTCCCCACTTCCTTCCAGCAGCCTCCCTTTACTTCCTCTTATGCCAATGTCACATTTCATCCATCCTCTGCTCTTCCAGCCACTCCTCATTTTATCCAGTCTTCTCCATCTAGCCATGTTTCTCCTGGACCTCCGTTGCGTTCTTTCCAATACCACACTCGTCCGTACCGAGCAAAAAACTGTAAGACCTGGTCTTTTCACAACTATCAACCAAAAAAGCCCAGACTGGCTCTTCGCCCAGTTTGCCCTGTCTTACCTGATGGCCTTCAGTTTGTTGAGTCTCAACCTTCTGCTGCCTCCCCACTAATTATTCTGAAGTCTGTCTCCTCTCCAGTCAGGCTCTACCCCGTCACCCCACCTCCCATTGTCATTGCATTAGATCCTCCCACCACCAGTATCTTGGATGGAAACACAGAAACTATTACCACATGCGCAGTTCAAGCCATTACGCAGACTCTCTCTACTCAGGTCCACAACGCAGTCCCAACTGAACCTTGGCACTTGGACCTGGCTATAGAATCAGTCAAGTCCTTGAGTGACATTTCACTCAGGCGAGAAGAACAACCTTTAAAGAGCCCATCAGGTTTCCTTCCTGTGAAAGCTCTAGCAGATTCTCCATGTGaaagggctgctgctgctggctgtgggaggaaactggacaGGGACAGACAAACCCATGCTGCAGAGAATGAACCCACCTCAACTGTAACAGAGACTGAGAATGTCTTTCCGGCTGAGGTCCCTGACACAGAGGCTATTGTTCCTGAAAGGCTGCAAGTCCAAGAACATGTCACTATGTCAGCTAATGGAGCCGTATCTACCATAGGTCCCACAATG cagagaGCACAGAGTCAGCCCTGCACTGAACAGGATTCTATTTCTCAGACAGACTCAAATGATCCCCATGATATTACAACTAGAAACACTGACTCGAAGAAATCAAATGAGAAAGAATTGCCCCATGATGGTCTGCCTGTTCTCGTGGCCGGTCAAACACCAGAAGCCAAGACCACTAAAATGCCAATAAGTATTGAAAAATTGCTGGAAAGACCAGAGAACACCACCTCTCAAGTCTCCTCTgatgaagatgaaaaaagaa GTGTTTATAAGCCAAGCATGAGTGTTTCCAG CACTGAGGGAGCTTCCTTCAACGGGAACATGTTTCCTCGGGTGTCTGTGCTGCAGCTGCCAATTTCACTGCCGACCCCTGGTCAGCCACTTCCCCAGTTTCGCCTCCTCCCAGGGTCCACCAAGCACAAAGTCTTCCTTGAAGTTATTGATGGGGATCATCAGGTAAGCACTGCTGTGAAGACTTACGG ccagtctgccgcaaggcaccccaa AACAAACTGTGCGGTCTGTCGGACCCCCGGGCAGTTGCAGCTGTGTGCGCGTTGTGGGAGGGGTTTTCACAGGGACTGCCATATCCCACCACTCAGTTCCACCAGTTG CAGTGAGTGGAAGTGCTTGTTATGTCAGGACCTTTCTGAGGATGAAGACCCATACagcactgagagagagagaaggcctTCCCTAAGCTTACCTGATCAGAAA AAATGTGAGTACCTCTTACTGGCCTTAATGTGTAATCCACACAGCACTGTCCTTTTTCACACAGTTAAG CTCTCATCACATTATATTGACAGTAATCTAATTCGAGGGAGGTTATTAAGAAAACAGTCACCTTCCTACCGCACTCCTTCTGAATTTGTATCTGATATATGGGTGCTCTTGGACACTTTGTTAGAAATTTCAGAG GAAACCAAGATGGTTGCAAAGTTGCAAAGGTTCTTCCAGAAGGAGTTGAGCAAAACTTTTGGTAAGAGCCTCCACCCCTCCCTCCTGAAATGCCCTGTCAGCAGATTTGTGGGGAGTACGGATGATGAGGAAATGGAGGCATCCAGGAAGAGAGTGAAAAGCAAGGAGGAGTCAGTGCAGTTCAGTCCTGATGTGCCTGTGAAGAAACATTGCCAGGATGGTGGAAGTGGCACAGGCAGCAACAACTAA
- the trim33l gene encoding transcription intermediary factor 1-alpha isoform X2: MVKESLLDLNGRLLDLTVMKSRLKDELQETLVRMRYVLMKRSVKLFKDVQDLCGREAERVTERQAILRRLRERQEHVLSFTEKALATGNHFALLSSKRQIQFQLEDILSQNVFPAASVMDLKFHFDQDLCNRITRFGKIITEEVPFARSDAHINPNQTLDRPFQTQGHNVSKPLGSRNYTSISVAFPPSPTQCQADPSQITPISVCSVPTSFQQPPFTSSYANVTFHPSSALPATPHFIQSSPSSHVSPGPPLRSFQYHTRPYRAKNCKTWSFHNYQPKKPRLALRPVCPVLPDGLQFVESQPSAASPLIILKSVSSPVRLYPVTPPPIVIALDPPTTSILDGNTETITTCAVQAITQTLSTQVHNAVPTEPWHLDLAIESVKSLSDISLRREEQPLKSPSGFLPVKALADSPCERAAAAGCGRKLDRDRQTHAAENEPTSTVTETENVFPAEVPDTEAIVPERLQVQEHVTMSANGAVSTIGPTMRAQSQPCTEQDSISQTDSNDPHDITTRNTDSKKSNEKELPHDGLPVLVAGQTPEAKTTKMPISIEKLLERPENTTSQVSSDEDEKRSVYKPSMSVSSTEGASFNGNMFPRVSVLQLPISLPTPGQPLPQFRLLPGSTKHKVFLEVIDGDHQSASVNSTEPNLSGTSQPLDLPVSHRVTRTNCAVCRTPGQLQLCARCGRGFHRDCHIPPLSSTSCSEWKCLLCQDLSEDEDPYSTERERRPSLSLPDQKKCEYLLLALMCNPHSTVLFHTVKLSSHYIDSNLIRGRLLRKQSPSYRTPSEFVSDIWVLLDTLLEISEETKMVAKLQRFFQKELSKTFGKSLHPSLLKCPVSRFVGSTDDEEMEASRKRVKSKEESVQFSPDVPVKKHCQDGGSGTGSNN, encoded by the exons ATGGTGAAAGAGAGTCTCCTGGACTTGAATGGAAG GTTACTGGACTTGACAGTTATGAAATCCAGGCTAAAGGATGAGCTGCAGGAAACCTTGGTTCGCATGCGCTATGTGTTGATGAAGAGATCGGTGAAGTTGTTCAAGGATGTGCAG GACCTGTGTGGGAGAGAGGCAGAGCGAGTCACTGAGAGGCAGGCCATTCTTAGAAGGCTTCGGGAACGGCAGGAGCACGTCTTGTCCTTCACAGAGAAAGCACTAGCCACAGGCAACCACTTTGCTTTACTTTCCAGCAAAAGACAG ATTCAGTTTCAGCTAGAGGACATTTTATCCCAGAATGTTTTCCCTGCAGCATCTGTGATGGACCTGAAATTCCACTTTGACCAGGACCTCTGTAATCGTATCACCAGATTTG GAAAAATCATTACTGAAGAAGTCCCCTTTGCTCGCTCAGATGCTCATATCAATCCAAACCAGACTCTGGATCGGCCATTCCAAACTCAGGGTCACAATGTCTCCAAACCCCTTGGTTCCCGTAATTACACCTCCATTTCTGTtgctttccctccctctccaacccAGTGTCAAGCTGATCCTTCTCAGATTACACCCATTTCAGTCTGCTCTGTCCCCACTTCCTTCCAGCAGCCTCCCTTTACTTCCTCTTATGCCAATGTCACATTTCATCCATCCTCTGCTCTTCCAGCCACTCCTCATTTTATCCAGTCTTCTCCATCTAGCCATGTTTCTCCTGGACCTCCGTTGCGTTCTTTCCAATACCACACTCGTCCGTACCGAGCAAAAAACTGTAAGACCTGGTCTTTTCACAACTATCAACCAAAAAAGCCCAGACTGGCTCTTCGCCCAGTTTGCCCTGTCTTACCTGATGGCCTTCAGTTTGTTGAGTCTCAACCTTCTGCTGCCTCCCCACTAATTATTCTGAAGTCTGTCTCCTCTCCAGTCAGGCTCTACCCCGTCACCCCACCTCCCATTGTCATTGCATTAGATCCTCCCACCACCAGTATCTTGGATGGAAACACAGAAACTATTACCACATGCGCAGTTCAAGCCATTACGCAGACTCTCTCTACTCAGGTCCACAACGCAGTCCCAACTGAACCTTGGCACTTGGACCTGGCTATAGAATCAGTCAAGTCCTTGAGTGACATTTCACTCAGGCGAGAAGAACAACCTTTAAAGAGCCCATCAGGTTTCCTTCCTGTGAAAGCTCTAGCAGATTCTCCATGTGaaagggctgctgctgctggctgtgggaggaaactggacaGGGACAGACAAACCCATGCTGCAGAGAATGAACCCACCTCAACTGTAACAGAGACTGAGAATGTCTTTCCGGCTGAGGTCCCTGACACAGAGGCTATTGTTCCTGAAAGGCTGCAAGTCCAAGAACATGTCACTATGTCAGCTAATGGAGCCGTATCTACCATAGGTCCCACAATG agaGCACAGAGTCAGCCCTGCACTGAACAGGATTCTATTTCTCAGACAGACTCAAATGATCCCCATGATATTACAACTAGAAACACTGACTCGAAGAAATCAAATGAGAAAGAATTGCCCCATGATGGTCTGCCTGTTCTCGTGGCCGGTCAAACACCAGAAGCCAAGACCACTAAAATGCCAATAAGTATTGAAAAATTGCTGGAAAGACCAGAGAACACCACCTCTCAAGTCTCCTCTgatgaagatgaaaaaagaa GTGTTTATAAGCCAAGCATGAGTGTTTCCAG CACTGAGGGAGCTTCCTTCAACGGGAACATGTTTCCTCGGGTGTCTGTGCTGCAGCTGCCAATTTCACTGCCGACCCCTGGTCAGCCACTTCCCCAGTTTCGCCTCCTCCCAGGGTCCACCAAGCACAAAGTCTTCCTTGAAGTTATTGATGGGGATCATCAG TCTGCATCAGTGAACTCCACTGAGCCAAATCTCTCAGGCACGTCTCAGCCGCTAGACTTGCCTGTGTCCCATCGGGTCACGAGAACAAACTGTGCGGTCTGTCGGACCCCCGGGCAGTTGCAGCTGTGTGCGCGTTGTGGGAGGGGTTTTCACAGGGACTGCCATATCCCACCACTCAGTTCCACCAGTTG CAGTGAGTGGAAGTGCTTGTTATGTCAGGACCTTTCTGAGGATGAAGACCCATACagcactgagagagagagaaggcctTCCCTAAGCTTACCTGATCAGAAA AAATGTGAGTACCTCTTACTGGCCTTAATGTGTAATCCACACAGCACTGTCCTTTTTCACACAGTTAAG CTCTCATCACATTATATTGACAGTAATCTAATTCGAGGGAGGTTATTAAGAAAACAGTCACCTTCCTACCGCACTCCTTCTGAATTTGTATCTGATATATGGGTGCTCTTGGACACTTTGTTAGAAATTTCAGAG GAAACCAAGATGGTTGCAAAGTTGCAAAGGTTCTTCCAGAAGGAGTTGAGCAAAACTTTTGGTAAGAGCCTCCACCCCTCCCTCCTGAAATGCCCTGTCAGCAGATTTGTGGGGAGTACGGATGATGAGGAAATGGAGGCATCCAGGAAGAGAGTGAAAAGCAAGGAGGAGTCAGTGCAGTTCAGTCCTGATGTGCCTGTGAAGAAACATTGCCAGGATGGTGGAAGTGGCACAGGCAGCAACAACTAA
- the trim33l gene encoding transcription intermediary factor 1-alpha isoform X1, with protein MVKESLLDLNGRLLDLTVMKSRLKDELQETLVRMRYVLMKRSVKLFKDVQDLCGREAERVTERQAILRRLRERQEHVLSFTEKALATGNHFALLSSKRQIQFQLEDILSQNVFPAASVMDLKFHFDQDLCNRITRFGKIITEEVPFARSDAHINPNQTLDRPFQTQGHNVSKPLGSRNYTSISVAFPPSPTQCQADPSQITPISVCSVPTSFQQPPFTSSYANVTFHPSSALPATPHFIQSSPSSHVSPGPPLRSFQYHTRPYRAKNCKTWSFHNYQPKKPRLALRPVCPVLPDGLQFVESQPSAASPLIILKSVSSPVRLYPVTPPPIVIALDPPTTSILDGNTETITTCAVQAITQTLSTQVHNAVPTEPWHLDLAIESVKSLSDISLRREEQPLKSPSGFLPVKALADSPCERAAAAGCGRKLDRDRQTHAAENEPTSTVTETENVFPAEVPDTEAIVPERLQVQEHVTMSANGAVSTIGPTMQRAQSQPCTEQDSISQTDSNDPHDITTRNTDSKKSNEKELPHDGLPVLVAGQTPEAKTTKMPISIEKLLERPENTTSQVSSDEDEKRSVYKPSMSVSSTEGASFNGNMFPRVSVLQLPISLPTPGQPLPQFRLLPGSTKHKVFLEVIDGDHQSASVNSTEPNLSGTSQPLDLPVSHRVTRTNCAVCRTPGQLQLCARCGRGFHRDCHIPPLSSTSCEWKCLLCQDLSEDEDPYSTERERRPSLSLPDQKKCEYLLLALMCNPHSTVLFHTVKLSSHYIDSNLIRGRLLRKQSPSYRTPSEFVSDIWVLLDTLLEISEETKMVAKLQRFFQKELSKTFGKSLHPSLLKCPVSRFVGSTDDEEMEASRKRVKSKEESVQFSPDVPVKKHCQDGGSGTGSNN; from the exons ATGGTGAAAGAGAGTCTCCTGGACTTGAATGGAAG GTTACTGGACTTGACAGTTATGAAATCCAGGCTAAAGGATGAGCTGCAGGAAACCTTGGTTCGCATGCGCTATGTGTTGATGAAGAGATCGGTGAAGTTGTTCAAGGATGTGCAG GACCTGTGTGGGAGAGAGGCAGAGCGAGTCACTGAGAGGCAGGCCATTCTTAGAAGGCTTCGGGAACGGCAGGAGCACGTCTTGTCCTTCACAGAGAAAGCACTAGCCACAGGCAACCACTTTGCTTTACTTTCCAGCAAAAGACAG ATTCAGTTTCAGCTAGAGGACATTTTATCCCAGAATGTTTTCCCTGCAGCATCTGTGATGGACCTGAAATTCCACTTTGACCAGGACCTCTGTAATCGTATCACCAGATTTG GAAAAATCATTACTGAAGAAGTCCCCTTTGCTCGCTCAGATGCTCATATCAATCCAAACCAGACTCTGGATCGGCCATTCCAAACTCAGGGTCACAATGTCTCCAAACCCCTTGGTTCCCGTAATTACACCTCCATTTCTGTtgctttccctccctctccaacccAGTGTCAAGCTGATCCTTCTCAGATTACACCCATTTCAGTCTGCTCTGTCCCCACTTCCTTCCAGCAGCCTCCCTTTACTTCCTCTTATGCCAATGTCACATTTCATCCATCCTCTGCTCTTCCAGCCACTCCTCATTTTATCCAGTCTTCTCCATCTAGCCATGTTTCTCCTGGACCTCCGTTGCGTTCTTTCCAATACCACACTCGTCCGTACCGAGCAAAAAACTGTAAGACCTGGTCTTTTCACAACTATCAACCAAAAAAGCCCAGACTGGCTCTTCGCCCAGTTTGCCCTGTCTTACCTGATGGCCTTCAGTTTGTTGAGTCTCAACCTTCTGCTGCCTCCCCACTAATTATTCTGAAGTCTGTCTCCTCTCCAGTCAGGCTCTACCCCGTCACCCCACCTCCCATTGTCATTGCATTAGATCCTCCCACCACCAGTATCTTGGATGGAAACACAGAAACTATTACCACATGCGCAGTTCAAGCCATTACGCAGACTCTCTCTACTCAGGTCCACAACGCAGTCCCAACTGAACCTTGGCACTTGGACCTGGCTATAGAATCAGTCAAGTCCTTGAGTGACATTTCACTCAGGCGAGAAGAACAACCTTTAAAGAGCCCATCAGGTTTCCTTCCTGTGAAAGCTCTAGCAGATTCTCCATGTGaaagggctgctgctgctggctgtgggaggaaactggacaGGGACAGACAAACCCATGCTGCAGAGAATGAACCCACCTCAACTGTAACAGAGACTGAGAATGTCTTTCCGGCTGAGGTCCCTGACACAGAGGCTATTGTTCCTGAAAGGCTGCAAGTCCAAGAACATGTCACTATGTCAGCTAATGGAGCCGTATCTACCATAGGTCCCACAATG cagagaGCACAGAGTCAGCCCTGCACTGAACAGGATTCTATTTCTCAGACAGACTCAAATGATCCCCATGATATTACAACTAGAAACACTGACTCGAAGAAATCAAATGAGAAAGAATTGCCCCATGATGGTCTGCCTGTTCTCGTGGCCGGTCAAACACCAGAAGCCAAGACCACTAAAATGCCAATAAGTATTGAAAAATTGCTGGAAAGACCAGAGAACACCACCTCTCAAGTCTCCTCTgatgaagatgaaaaaagaa GTGTTTATAAGCCAAGCATGAGTGTTTCCAG CACTGAGGGAGCTTCCTTCAACGGGAACATGTTTCCTCGGGTGTCTGTGCTGCAGCTGCCAATTTCACTGCCGACCCCTGGTCAGCCACTTCCCCAGTTTCGCCTCCTCCCAGGGTCCACCAAGCACAAAGTCTTCCTTGAAGTTATTGATGGGGATCATCAG TCTGCATCAGTGAACTCCACTGAGCCAAATCTCTCAGGCACGTCTCAGCCGCTAGACTTGCCTGTGTCCCATCGGGTCACGAGAACAAACTGTGCGGTCTGTCGGACCCCCGGGCAGTTGCAGCTGTGTGCGCGTTGTGGGAGGGGTTTTCACAGGGACTGCCATATCCCACCACTCAGTTCCACCAGTTG TGAGTGGAAGTGCTTGTTATGTCAGGACCTTTCTGAGGATGAAGACCCATACagcactgagagagagagaaggcctTCCCTAAGCTTACCTGATCAGAAA AAATGTGAGTACCTCTTACTGGCCTTAATGTGTAATCCACACAGCACTGTCCTTTTTCACACAGTTAAG CTCTCATCACATTATATTGACAGTAATCTAATTCGAGGGAGGTTATTAAGAAAACAGTCACCTTCCTACCGCACTCCTTCTGAATTTGTATCTGATATATGGGTGCTCTTGGACACTTTGTTAGAAATTTCAGAG GAAACCAAGATGGTTGCAAAGTTGCAAAGGTTCTTCCAGAAGGAGTTGAGCAAAACTTTTGGTAAGAGCCTCCACCCCTCCCTCCTGAAATGCCCTGTCAGCAGATTTGTGGGGAGTACGGATGATGAGGAAATGGAGGCATCCAGGAAGAGAGTGAAAAGCAAGGAGGAGTCAGTGCAGTTCAGTCCTGATGTGCCTGTGAAGAAACATTGCCAGGATGGTGGAAGTGGCACAGGCAGCAACAACTAA
- the LOC108941920 gene encoding ras-related and estrogen-regulated growth inhibitor-like protein: MVIQVKPNSSNSSKTMDGSQQKVEANILLLGAENVGKSALTVRFLTRRFIGEYGDIESIYNHSDKIDGREISFNIWDSLYPQDGDSAESVSEKQLQWADGIVIVYSICDRASFEVARRQVQLIRRAKKASASAPVVIVGNKRDLQHQRAVSGEEGRLLALSSDCGFFEISAAENYHGVLLVFHEVLELVREARALKKGTVGIKGIVRSVSAVFARRRAE, from the exons ATGGTCATACAGGTCAAACCGAACTCCTccaacagcagcaaaacaatGGACGGAAGCCAGCAGAAAGTGGAAGCGAACATTTTGCTACTTGGCGCTGAAAACGTGGGGAAATCAG CGCTCACTGTGCGGTTCCTCACCAGAAGGTTCATCGGGGAGTACGGCGATATAG AATCCATATACAACCACAGCGACAAAATCGACGGTCGGGAAATCTCCTTCAACATCTGGGACTCTCTGTACCCGCAG gacggCGACTCGGCCGAGTCCGTGAGCGAGAAGCAGCTGCAGTGGGCCGACGGCATCGTCATCGTCTACAGCATCTGCGACCGCGCCAGCTTCGAGGTCGCGCGCCGCCAGGTGCAGCTCATCCGCCGGGCGAAGAaggcgagcgcgagcgcgcccGTCGTCATCGTGGGCAACAAGCGCGACCTGCAGCACCAGCGCGCCGTGTCCGGCGAGGAGGGCCGCCTGCTGGCGCTGTCCTCCGACTGCGGCTTCTTCGAGATCTCGGCCGCGGAGAACTACCACGGCGTGCTGCTCGTGTTCCACGAAGTGCTCGAGCTCGTCCGAGAGGCCCGCGCTCTGAAGAAAGGGACCGTGGGCATCAAGGGCATCGTGAGGAGCGTGTCGGCCGTGTTCGCCCGCAGGAGAGCCGAGTAG